The genomic DNA TCCGCTCGAGATCGGTCTTGATCTCGAAAGCCATGTTCTTACCAGCCACCCGGCGTCGGTGGTTGAGGTCCGCCAGGTTCAGCTCGGCGAGTGCCGCGCCGGACACACCCGTCGGCTCGGCGTGCAGGAAATAGTGCAGCACGACACCGTCCATGACGGCCTCCAGCCACACCTCCATGGTCCCGGTCAGCGCACCGGTGACGGTCCACCGCTGCCCCGCCGGACCGCGGTCTTCGACGACCGTCAGCTTGAGGTCCGGCCACCAGCGCCGCCAGCTGCTCTGGTTCGCCACGGCGGCACCGACAGCGGCTGGGTCGGCGCACACGAAGGTCTCGTCGGCGATCTGGATGCTGTTCATCCCGACCAGCTTCACATACGCCTCCACAGTGTGATGAAGCACCCGACTACGCTGAGCACGGCATTGCTGTCACGGCACTGCTGCCAGTACCGCCTTGCCCTGACCCGAAAGGCCACACCGTGCGTGAGTTCAGCGTTCCCGCATCGTTCACCATCGGCGAATACGACAACGTCGTCGCCCCGGTGTACTCCCTCGAGCGCGATGACCCCAAACACGTAGCCATCCAGCGCCTGGTCGGAGACACCTGGACCGACGTGACCAGCGCCGAGGTGGCCGCCCAGGTGCGGGCCACCGCCCTCGGCCTGATCGCCAAGGGCGTCAAGGCCGGTGACCGTGTGGTGCTGCTGTCGGCGACCCGCTACGAATGGCCGATCATCGACTTCGCGATCCTGTCGATCGGCGCGGTGACGGTGCCCATCTACGAAACCTCCGCCGCCGACCAGATCCGGCACGTGCTGGCCGACTCCGGCGCCGTCCTGGCCTTCGCCGAGGCGGACTCCCACGCCGCCAAGATCGAGTCCATCCGGTCCGAGGTGCCCGCGCTAGGTGAGGTGCTGGTCATCGACGGCGGCGCCCTCGATCAGCTGGCCGACGCCGGCGCCGGCGTGGACCGCGCCGAGCTGGACGCCCGCCTGGCCGCCATCAAATCGAGCGACCCGGCCACCCTGATCTACACCTCGGGCACCACCGGCCGCCCCAAGGGCTGCCAGCTGACCCACGCCAACCTGCTGTCGGAGCTGCGCGGCGTCAAGGCCTGCTTCCCCGACCTGCTGGCCAAGGGCCAGAAGCTGCTGGTGTTCCTGCCGCTGGCGCACGTGCTGGCCCGCGCCGTCGCGGTGGCCGGCTTCAGCAACCAGGTGACCCTGGGCTTCACCAGCGACATCAAGAACCTGGTGCCGATCCTCGGGGTCTTCAAGCCGACGCTCGTGGTGTCGGTGCCCCGCGTGTTCGAGAAGGTCTACAACACCGCCGAGCAGAACGCCCGCAACGACGGCAAGGGCAAGATCTTCCAGATCGCCGCCGACACCGCCATCGAGTGGAGCAAGGCGCAGGACACCGGGGGCGCCGGCCTGCTGCTCAACCTCAAGCACACGGTGTTCGACAAGCTGGTCTACGGCAAGCTCAAGGCCGCCCTCGGGGGCAACTGCGTCGGCGCCATCTCCGGTGGCGCGCCGCTGGGCGCCCGCCTCGGCCACTTCTACCGCGGCGTCGGCGTCACCATCTACGAGGGCTACGGCCTGACCGAGTCCAGCGCCGCCATCACCGTCAACCGGGTCGGCGAGTTGAAGGTCGGCACGGTGGGCAAGCTGGTGCCCGGCAACAGCATGCGCATCGCCGACGACGGCGAGCTGCTGCTCTCCGGCGGCGTGGTGTTCAGCGGCTACTGGGGCAACCCGACCGCCACCGACGAGGCCTTCACCGGCGAGTGGTTCCACACCGGTGACCTCGGCGCCATCGACGACGACGGCTACCTGTCGATCGTCGGGCGCAAGAAGGAGATCATCGTGACCGCCGGCGGCAAGAACGTCGCCCCGGCCCCGTTGGAAGACGTCATGCGTGCGCACCCGCTGATCAGCCAGGCCATGTGCGTCGGCGATCAGGAGCCGTTCATCGCCGCGCTGATCACCATCGACCCCGAGGCGTTCGAGGGCTGGAAGCAGCGCAACAACAAGGACGCCGGCGCATCCGTGGGCGACCTCGCCGCGGACCCGGCCCTGGTCGCCGAGATCCAGAAGGCCGTCGACGACGCCAACCAGACGGTGTCCAAGGCCGAGGCCATCCGGAAGTTCCGGATTCTGCCGGTCGACTTCACCGAGGACACCGGCGAGCTGACGCCGACGCTGAAGGTC from Mycolicibacterium phocaicum includes the following:
- a CDS encoding polyketide cyclase / dehydrase and lipid transport; translation: MNSIQIADETFVCADPAAVGAAVANQSSWRRWWPDLKLTVVEDRGPAGQRWTVTGALTGTMEVWLEAVMDGVVLHYFLHAEPTGVSGAALAELNLADLNHRRRVAGKNMAFEIKTDLERTRPVGVSRLA
- a CDS encoding AMP-dependent synthetase/ligase, whose amino-acid sequence is MREFSVPASFTIGEYDNVVAPVYSLERDDPKHVAIQRLVGDTWTDVTSAEVAAQVRATALGLIAKGVKAGDRVVLLSATRYEWPIIDFAILSIGAVTVPIYETSAADQIRHVLADSGAVLAFAEADSHAAKIESIRSEVPALGEVLVIDGGALDQLADAGAGVDRAELDARLAAIKSSDPATLIYTSGTTGRPKGCQLTHANLLSELRGVKACFPDLLAKGQKLLVFLPLAHVLARAVAVAGFSNQVTLGFTSDIKNLVPILGVFKPTLVVSVPRVFEKVYNTAEQNARNDGKGKIFQIAADTAIEWSKAQDTGGAGLLLNLKHTVFDKLVYGKLKAALGGNCVGAISGGAPLGARLGHFYRGVGVTIYEGYGLTESSAAITVNRVGELKVGTVGKLVPGNSMRIADDGELLLSGGVVFSGYWGNPTATDEAFTGEWFHTGDLGAIDDDGYLSIVGRKKEIIVTAGGKNVAPAPLEDVMRAHPLISQAMCVGDQEPFIAALITIDPEAFEGWKQRNNKDAGASVGDLAADPALVAEIQKAVDDANQTVSKAEAIRKFRILPVDFTEDTGELTPTLKVKRKVVAEKFAAEIAALYS